A genomic segment from Cygnus atratus isolate AKBS03 ecotype Queensland, Australia chromosome Z, CAtr_DNAZoo_HiC_assembly, whole genome shotgun sequence encodes:
- the ENTREP1 gene encoding endosomal transmembrane epsin interactor 1, producing the protein MSLPVVLPGSCCPVPGLSAAPPAAAASAAAPVPGSLPAADPSLPPLRSRCCRPGVGGPPPRPAARRPPAPVQAPAPAPGSELLPARPLLSLGLLQLVLGCCMVALSFGALSLSGAPQVKNACPFWAGSSVILSGIIGLTTWKRPMILLVNLFVLLSVICVLLNLAGFILGCQGAQFVSSVPRCDLVDVGENKICFCCEEFHPTKCTEKENALKLYPVKSCSAVHLLLKKVLFALCALNALTTTVCLVAAALRYLQIFATRRSCIDESQISAEEIEEQGHISDPEDFVPPVPPPSYFATFYSYTPRMSRRMLGSDVIPLPHIYGARIKGVEVFCPLDPPPPYEAVVSQISSEQEAALQIGVVEVVADSMETSGRQASQGDEIPKSSSRVSLSASAVSPMPAEGAYKRAFNPLQRRSKSDPVLHCQLPQGPVLSCEAATQTEIKPQVDTVTLRKSLRARPLRSRPRSLIDYKSYIDTKMLVARFLEQSSCSMTPDIHELVENIKSVLKSDEEHMAEAITSATFLEQVMAPAQEAMSLRAHVLPFRQRPGLLHLESCGDLSTFTAGEGQSAERRIQRAEHERPHSLIGVVRETVL; encoded by the exons ATGTCGCTGCCGGTGGTGCTGCCGGGCTCCTGCTGCCCGGTGCCGGGGCTCTCCGCCGCCCCTCCAGCGGCGGCCGCCTCGGCGGCGGCTCCGGTGCCGGGCTCGCTGCCCGCCGCCGACCCCTCGCTGCCGCCGCTCCGCTCCCGCTGCTGCCGGCCCGGCGTCGGCggccccccgccgcgccccgccgcccgccgccccccggccccggtccaGGCACCGGCCCCGGCGCCGGGCTCCGAGCTGCTGCCGGCCCGGCCGCTGCTGtcgctggggctgctgcagctcgtcctgggctgctgcatgGTGGCGCTGAGCTTCGGGGCGCTGTCGCTGAGCGGCGCCCCGCAGGTGAAGAACGCCTGCCCCTTCTGGGCCGGCTCCTCG GTAATCTTATCTGGAATCATAGGCTTAACAACATGGAAGAGGCCAATGATACTTCTG GTTAACCTATTCGTTCTGCTGTCCGTCATCTGTGTGCTGCTGAACCTGGCTGGATTTATACTAGGATGTCAAGGTGCTCAGTTTGTGTCCAGCGTTCCTAGATGTGATCTG gtggATGTGGGTGAAAACAAGATATGTTTCTGTTGTGAAGAATTTCATCCCactaaatgcacagaaaaagagaatgcaCTGAAGCTCTACCCAGTGAAGTCATGCAGTGCTGTTCACCTCCTTCTTAAG AAAGTTCTCTTTGCTCTTTGTGCCCTGAATGCTCTCACCACCACAGTTTGCTTGGTAGCAGCTGCTCTGCGTTACTTACAGATATTTGCAACAAGAAGATCCTGCATA GATGAATCTCagatttctgcagaagaaattgaAGAACAAGGTCACATTTCAGATCCTGAAGATTTCGTCCCGCCTGTGCCACCTCCTTCGTattttgcaacattttattCGTATACTCCACGAATGAGTCGCAG GATGCTCGGCTCTGATGTGATTCCACTGCCACACATTTACGGAGCGAGGATTAAAGGAGTTGAAGTGTTCTGCCCCCTGGATCCACCTCCTCCATACGAAGCTGTGGTGAGCCAGATCAGCTCCGAGCAG GAAGCTGCACTGCAAATAGGTGTGGTGGAAGTTGTTGCTGATTCAATGGAAACAAGTGGCAGGCAGGCCTCTCAAg GTGATGAAATTCCTAAGTCTTCCAGCAGAGTGAGCCTTTCAGCTTCAGCTGTGAGCCCCATGCCTGCAGAAGGAGCGTACAAGAGAGCCTTCAACCCCTTGCAGAGGCGCTCCAAGAGTGACCCTGTGCTGCACTGCCAGTTGCCCCAAG GCCCAGTGCTCAGCTGTGAGGCTGCAACTcagactgaaataaaaccacaagTTGACACTGTCACGTTGCGGAAGAGCTTGAGAGCAAGACCTTTGAGATCAAGACCCCGATCTTTGATAGACTACAAGTCTTACATAGACACTAAGATGCTCGTGGCACGGTTCCTAGAGCAGTCCTCCTGCAGCATGACACCCGACATACATGAATTGGTGGAAAACATCaagtctgttttaaaatcagatgagGAACATATGGCTGAAGCTATCACCAGTGCCACCTTCCTTGAGCAG gtgATGGCGCCTGCCCAGGAAGCCATGTCACTGCGGGCCCACGTGCTCCCTTTCAGGCAGCGTCCTGGATTGCTGCACCTGGAGAGCTGTGGTGACCTGAGTACTTTCACAGCAGGTGAAGGTCAGTCAGCTGAGAGGAGGATCCAGAGAGCAGAGCACGAGCGGCCTCACAGTCTTATTGGAGTTGTCAGGGAAACTGTACTTTGA